In one window of Temnothorax longispinosus isolate EJ_2023e chromosome 11, Tlon_JGU_v1, whole genome shotgun sequence DNA:
- the Nfat gene encoding uncharacterized protein Nfat isoform X3 codes for MAPDLEKRRQELRRGSSGTLDHVNDYPGMLLQLRCTGGAADLYRHGSNAGDASSTVTASSVSRNTAGNRAHSATRRTVTNQQRQQQQTPQQQQQQQQQQQQQSKQSRFPLSSFGGAIARSSDEHGLRTGTTQDDNSNDSGLGSEERQQHFNNVNLWNDAGEEDSKRRKMDIKLESEDANFAFPEVAPGTSPDNKSPTVRTTVNGIGLGGVSSNRSGNANSIGRVVGVTRPRPAMGVLTKRTPITHQGPVTLVSQLSNVSADGKTQLQIVCQPEQQHRARYQTEGSRGAVKDRSGNGFPIVRLIGYEKPTTLQVFIGTDLGRVAPHMFYQACRVSGKNSTPCMERKIDGTIVIEIDMDPAKDVTCDCVGILKERNVDVEHRFPQEAGLLQGRSKKKSTRCRMVFRTTLTHTDGTTETLQVCSQPIVCTQPPGIPEICKKSLTSCPCTGGLELIILGKNFLKDTRVVFQLDSDDLSSSMEPPWERAVLPDKEHLHPVHLVCVIPPYRRQDLAPTETISVRLFAVSSGKTSEPHTFLYTAASTPPQPSIGKVESISPPLTNGDVSLATSSAAVPLTTGVASSSLLTQTAAGAASFLSNAPAQSQQTASPEALKSDPSPPPTGTSQVTPVMLWTSSQSSSSSPDVMMPPPVLVANPLMNRRSSSNLQLILPDNLKTEVLDENSQNSMLSENSMQSIPTPTTAANGPTSIASPLQQLVNENSREAVSSQADIIRTVAVATTNNSPVQETVSGLLGVVDLIHTQHPLSMVNTHHQTSFGGMHESNQVQVLSPHRLKDTNSVLSTDNSSNGAPLQGAGVVDLRMKHHHHPDFGTLSSFTGASGTQSLSASNSHVVEKYLNHMESSVGTTEESDNPENQFAIQQQRGSIISGSGQQSTASPGILAKTVNSAEQMISPLHSVNPNSTAMLSQVAVEHEPMGSGQQTRTSPPIPMKTMILEALIQSPSQTVQPMTEIAGTTSVTPATTVEQTGDSLLTTINAALLPQLPETQVSAATATSNSTVFLIRKQKRYKLDEKVPGNAMPAVAADRMQQQMQVLTQQEVAVMQQQVQQVEQVVAQAQQQVEQVVAHAQQEAERVVHQAQKQVAQQVVQHAHVVQQAVQQVQAVQQVQAAQVVQQAVQQATEEVVQQAVQQATQEVVQQVQAVQQAVQLAQASQAMQHAVQQDIGSMLNQPAGFVVEASSVLASGAAQEPSQQRLTNAAEQAINNVITNATKDIINNRPITATTAVAIIATKKILNTVATQSAQLMNNTMEVILPKSPQAQNNIIEQVASKSPPQVALPVTPNRQAVNTPISNPAASTASNRKTEDGMLPQELTSMSEHDLLSYINPHCFEQLPQSGFLL; via the exons GTAGTAATGCAGGAGATGCGTCGTCAACGGTGACAGCATCGTCCGTCTCGAGAAATACTGCAGGTAATCGCGCCCACTCCGCGACTAGGAGGACGGTTACTAATCAGCAGCGACAGCAGCAGCAAACCCcacaacaacagcagcagcagcaacaacaacaacagcaacaaTCAAAACAAAGCAGATTTCCATTATCGTCCTTCGGTGGCGCAATTGCGAGAAGTTCTGATGAACACGGGCTTAGGACCGGTACGACGCAAGACGACAATTCAAACGATTCCGGCCTAGGTTCCGAGGAACGTCAACAGCACTTCAACAACGTCAAT CTCTGGAACGACGCCGGCGAGGAGGATTCGAAGAGAAGGAAAATGGACATCAAATTAGAGTCCGAGGACGCAAACTTCGCATTTCCAGAAGTAGCCCCGGGAACCAGCCCTGACAATAAATCACCGACGGTCAGAACCACCGTTAATGGGATAGGTTTGGGAGGAGTATCCAGCAATAGATCCGGAAACGCTAATTCCATAGGCAGAGTTGTGGGAGTAACCAGACCTCGACCCGCCATGGGTGTGTTGACCAAAAGGACTCCGATCACTCATCAGGGACCTGTCACTCTCGTCTCGCAACTAT CCAACGTTTCCGCCGACGGTAAAACTCAACTGCAGATCGTCTGTCAACCCGAGCAACAGCACCGAGCTCGCTATCAAACGGAGGGCTCGCGGGGTGCGGTGAAGGATCGTAGCGGGAATGGCTTTCCTATCGTTCGACTGATCGGTTACGAGAAGCCGACGACTCTACAAGTGTTCATCGGCACTGATCTCGGCCGAGTGGCGCCCCATATGTTCTACCAAGCCTGTCGAGTAAGCGGCAAGAACTCCACACCCTGTATGGAGCGGAAGATCGATGGCACGATCGTGATAGAGATTGACATGGACCCGGCGAAGGATGTTACCTGCGACTGCGTCGGCATTCTCAAAGAGCGTAATGTTGATGTCGAGCATAGGTTTCCTCAAGAGGCCGGATTGTTACAAGGAAGAAGCAAGAAGAAATCCACGCGATGCCGCATGGTGTTCCGCACGACTCTCACGCACACCGACGGGACCACAGAGACGCTGCAAGTCTGTTCCCAGCCGATAGTCTGCA CTCAACCACCTGGGATTCCGGAGATCTGCAAAAAGTCTCTGACGTCCTGTCCGTGCACAGGCGGGTTAGAACTCATCATACTCGGTAAGAACTTTTTGAAGGACACCCGAGTAGTCTTTCAGTTAGACAGCGACGATCTATCGAGTAGCATGGAACCGCCCTGGGAACGCGCTGTGCTACCGGACAAGGAGCACCTGCATCCGGTACACTTGGTATGCGTGATACCGCCTTATCGCAGGCAGGATCTAGCGCCGACGGAAACGATCAGCGTCAGATTGTTCGCGGTGTCTTCTGGAAAAACCAGCGAACCGCATACTTTTCTTTACACAGCTGCCTCTACTCCCCCGCAGCCATCCATAGGCAAAGTCGAATCCATCTCACCCCCGTTAACAAACGGTGACGTTAGCCTGGCGACATCCTCCGCTGCTGTGCCGTTGACCACGGGCGTCGCATCCAgta GTTTATTAACACAAACAGCCGCGGGAGCTGCAAGCTTTCTGTCAAATGCACCGGCTCAGTCGCAACAAACCGCCTCTCCAGAAGCTCTGAAGAGCGATCCCAGTCCACCACCGACGGGAACGTCTCAAGTGACCCCTGTGATGCTATGGACCTCATCACAATCCTCAAGCTCATCTCCTGATGTCATGATGCCACCCCCGGTGCTTGTGGCAAATCCTCTAATGAACCGACGATCCTCGTCCAATCTTCAGCTGATCCTGCCAGATAACTTAAAAACAGAAGTGCTGGATGAAAACAGCCAGAATAGCATGCTGAGTGAAAATAGCATGCAAAGCATTCCGACGCCGACGACGGCTGCAAACGGACCGACGTCGATCGCCTCTCCCCTTCAGCAGTTGGTCAATGAGAACTCCAGAGAAGCTGTATCCTCACAGGCTGATATTATTAGGACCGTTGCCGTTGCAACGACCAATAACAGCCCCGTGCAAGAAACTGTGAGTGGTCTTCTCGGAGTGGTGGATCTGATACATACTCAGCATCCTCTGTCAATGGTGAATACACATCATCAGACTTCGTTCGGAG GTATGCACGAGTCAAATCAAGTCCAAGTTCTTAGTCCTCATCGCCTTAAGGACACAAATAGTGTCTTGTCAACGGACAATAGCTCCAATGGAGCTCCCCTTCAAGGTGCCGGCGTAGTGGATCTTCGCATGAAACACCACCATCATCCCGACTTTGGCACGCTGTCGAGTTTCACCGGTGCTTCCGGGACGCAGTCGTTGTCAGCGTCGAACAGTCATGTGGTGGAAAAGTACCTGAATCATATGGAGTCTTCGGTTGGCACCACCGAGGAATCTGATAATCCAGAAAATCAGTTCGCTATTCAACAGCAGCGGGGTTCCATTATCTCGGGGAGCGGCCAACAATCGACGGCTTCCCCGGGAATTTTAGCCAAAACAG TAAACTCCGCAGAACAGATGATCTCTCCATTGCACTCGGTGAATCCCAATTCCACCGCAATGTTGAGCCAAGTGGCAGTAGAACACGAGCCAATGGGTAGCGGCCAACAAACTAGAACTAGTCCACCGATTCCGATGAAAACGATGATACTAGAAGCGCTGATCCAGTCACCGTCACAGACGGTGCAGCCAATGACAGAGATTGCGGGTACAACGTCGGTAACGCCTGCAACGACGGTAGAACAAACAGGCGACAGTCTGTTAACTACCATCAACGCAGCACTATTACCGCAGTTGCCAGAAACGCAAGTTAGCGCGGCAACCGCCACGTCAAATTCTACGGTATTTCTTATccgaaaacaaaaaagatataaattggaCGAGAAA gtTCCTGGCAATGCGATGCCGGCAGTCGCGGCAGATCGTATGCAGCAACAGATGCAAGTACTCACGCAACAAGAGGTAGCCGTCATGCAGCAACAGGTACAACAAGTGGAACAAGTAGTGGCGCAAGCGCAGCAACAAGTTGAACAAGTTGTTGCGCATGCGCAGCAAGAGGCGGAGCGAGTGGTGCATCAGGCGCAGAAACAGGTAGCCCAGCAAGTAGTGCAGCATGCTCATGTAGTGCAGCAAGCAGTACAACAAGTGCAAGCTGTGCAACAAGTCCAAGCGGCTCAGGTAGTGCAGCAAGCGGTGCAGCAGGCGACTGAAGAAGTGGTGCAACAAGCGGTACAACAAGCAACGCAGGAAGTAGTGCAGCAG gtTCAAGCAGTGCAGCAAGCTGTCCAACTGGCTCAAGCGTCCCAAGCTATGCAGCACGCTGTTCAGCAAGACATTGGTTCTATGTTGAACCAACCGGCGGGCTTTGTGGTCGAAGCTAGTTCTGTTTTGGCTAGCGGGGCTGCTCAGGAACCCTCTCAACAGCGTTTAACCAACGCAGCGGAGCAAGCCATCAACAATGTCATCACCAATGCCACGAAGGATATTATTAACAATCGGCCGATCACGGCAACCACTGCTGTTGCGATCATCGCCACGAAGAAAATCCTGAATACCGTGGCGACTCAAAGCGCGCAGTTGATGAATAACACGATGGAGGTAATCCTGCCGAAATCTCCCCAGGCACAAAACAACATCATCGAACAGGTCGCCAGCAAATCGCCACCGCAAGTCGCACTTCCAGTTACTCCAAATCGCCAGGCTGTGAATACTCCGATTTCCAATCCTGCCGCAAGTACCGCGTCCAACAGAAAGACCGAGGATGGAATGTTGCCTCAAGAACTCACCTCCATGTCGGAACATGATCTTCTGAGCTACATCAATCCCCACTGTTTCGAGCAGCTTCCTCAAAGCGGATTTCTCTTGTAG
- the Nfat gene encoding uncharacterized protein Nfat isoform X1 encodes MAPDLEKRRQELRRGSSGTLDHVNDYPGMLLQLRCTGGAADLYRHGSNAGDASSTVTASSVSRNTAGNRAHSATRRTVTNQQRQQQQTPQQQQQQQQQQQQQSKQSRFPLSSFGGAIARSSDEHGLRTGTTQDDNSNDSGLGSEERQQHFNNVNLWNDAGEEDSKRRKMDIKLESEDANFAFPEVAPGTSPDNKSPTVRTTVNGIGLGGVSSNRSGNANSIGRVVGVTRPRPAMGVLTKRTPITHQGPVTLVSQLSNVSADGKTQLQIVCQPEQQHRARYQTEGSRGAVKDRSGNGFPIVRLIGYEKPTTLQVFIGTDLGRVAPHMFYQACRVSGKNSTPCMERKIDGTIVIEIDMDPAKDVTCDCVGILKERNVDVEHRFPQEAGLLQGRSKKKSTRCRMVFRTTLTHTDGTTETLQVCSQPIVCTQPPGIPEICKKSLTSCPCTGGLELIILGKNFLKDTRVVFQLDSDDLSSSMEPPWERAVLPDKEHLHPVHLVCVIPPYRRQDLAPTETISVRLFAVSSGKTSEPHTFLYTAASTPPQPSIGKVESISPPLTNGDVSLATSSAAVPLTTGVASSSLLTQTAAGAASFLSNAPAQSQQTASPEALKSDPSPPPTGTSQVTPVMLWTSSQSSSSSPDVMMPPPVLVANPLMNRRSSSNLQLILPDNLKTEVLDENSQNSMLSENSMQSIPTPTTAANGPTSIASPLQQLVNENSREAVSSQADIIRTVAVATTNNSPVQETVSGLLGVVDLIHTQHPLSMVNTHHQTSFGGMHESNQVQVLSPHRLKDTNSVLSTDNSSNGAPLQGAGVVDLRMKHHHHPDFGTLSSFTGASGTQSLSASNSHVVEKYLNHMESSVGTTEESDNPENQFAIQQQRGSIISGSGQQSTASPGILAKTGQSSVKLDVLVNSAEQMISPLHSVNPNSTAMLSQVAVEHEPMGSGQQTRTSPPIPMKTMILEALIQSPSQTVQPMTEIAGTTSVTPATTVEQTGDSLLTTINAALLPQLPETQVSAATATSNSTVFLIRKQKRYKLDEKVPGNAMPAVAADRMQQQMQVLTQQEVAVMQQQVQQVEQVVAQAQQQVEQVVAHAQQEAERVVHQAQKQVAQQVVQHAHVVQQAVQQVQAVQQVQAAQVVQQAVQQATEEVVQQAVQQATQEVVQQVQAVQQAVQLAQASQAMQHAVQQDIGSMLNQPAGFVVEASSVLASGAAQEPSQQRLTNAAEQAINNVITNATKDIINNRPITATTAVAIIATKKILNTVATQSAQLMNNTMEVILPKSPQAQNNIIEQVASKSPPQVALPVTPNRQAVNTPISNPAASTASNRKTEDGMLPQELTSMSEHDLLSYINPHCFEQLPQSGFLL; translated from the exons GTAGTAATGCAGGAGATGCGTCGTCAACGGTGACAGCATCGTCCGTCTCGAGAAATACTGCAGGTAATCGCGCCCACTCCGCGACTAGGAGGACGGTTACTAATCAGCAGCGACAGCAGCAGCAAACCCcacaacaacagcagcagcagcaacaacaacaacagcaacaaTCAAAACAAAGCAGATTTCCATTATCGTCCTTCGGTGGCGCAATTGCGAGAAGTTCTGATGAACACGGGCTTAGGACCGGTACGACGCAAGACGACAATTCAAACGATTCCGGCCTAGGTTCCGAGGAACGTCAACAGCACTTCAACAACGTCAAT CTCTGGAACGACGCCGGCGAGGAGGATTCGAAGAGAAGGAAAATGGACATCAAATTAGAGTCCGAGGACGCAAACTTCGCATTTCCAGAAGTAGCCCCGGGAACCAGCCCTGACAATAAATCACCGACGGTCAGAACCACCGTTAATGGGATAGGTTTGGGAGGAGTATCCAGCAATAGATCCGGAAACGCTAATTCCATAGGCAGAGTTGTGGGAGTAACCAGACCTCGACCCGCCATGGGTGTGTTGACCAAAAGGACTCCGATCACTCATCAGGGACCTGTCACTCTCGTCTCGCAACTAT CCAACGTTTCCGCCGACGGTAAAACTCAACTGCAGATCGTCTGTCAACCCGAGCAACAGCACCGAGCTCGCTATCAAACGGAGGGCTCGCGGGGTGCGGTGAAGGATCGTAGCGGGAATGGCTTTCCTATCGTTCGACTGATCGGTTACGAGAAGCCGACGACTCTACAAGTGTTCATCGGCACTGATCTCGGCCGAGTGGCGCCCCATATGTTCTACCAAGCCTGTCGAGTAAGCGGCAAGAACTCCACACCCTGTATGGAGCGGAAGATCGATGGCACGATCGTGATAGAGATTGACATGGACCCGGCGAAGGATGTTACCTGCGACTGCGTCGGCATTCTCAAAGAGCGTAATGTTGATGTCGAGCATAGGTTTCCTCAAGAGGCCGGATTGTTACAAGGAAGAAGCAAGAAGAAATCCACGCGATGCCGCATGGTGTTCCGCACGACTCTCACGCACACCGACGGGACCACAGAGACGCTGCAAGTCTGTTCCCAGCCGATAGTCTGCA CTCAACCACCTGGGATTCCGGAGATCTGCAAAAAGTCTCTGACGTCCTGTCCGTGCACAGGCGGGTTAGAACTCATCATACTCGGTAAGAACTTTTTGAAGGACACCCGAGTAGTCTTTCAGTTAGACAGCGACGATCTATCGAGTAGCATGGAACCGCCCTGGGAACGCGCTGTGCTACCGGACAAGGAGCACCTGCATCCGGTACACTTGGTATGCGTGATACCGCCTTATCGCAGGCAGGATCTAGCGCCGACGGAAACGATCAGCGTCAGATTGTTCGCGGTGTCTTCTGGAAAAACCAGCGAACCGCATACTTTTCTTTACACAGCTGCCTCTACTCCCCCGCAGCCATCCATAGGCAAAGTCGAATCCATCTCACCCCCGTTAACAAACGGTGACGTTAGCCTGGCGACATCCTCCGCTGCTGTGCCGTTGACCACGGGCGTCGCATCCAgta GTTTATTAACACAAACAGCCGCGGGAGCTGCAAGCTTTCTGTCAAATGCACCGGCTCAGTCGCAACAAACCGCCTCTCCAGAAGCTCTGAAGAGCGATCCCAGTCCACCACCGACGGGAACGTCTCAAGTGACCCCTGTGATGCTATGGACCTCATCACAATCCTCAAGCTCATCTCCTGATGTCATGATGCCACCCCCGGTGCTTGTGGCAAATCCTCTAATGAACCGACGATCCTCGTCCAATCTTCAGCTGATCCTGCCAGATAACTTAAAAACAGAAGTGCTGGATGAAAACAGCCAGAATAGCATGCTGAGTGAAAATAGCATGCAAAGCATTCCGACGCCGACGACGGCTGCAAACGGACCGACGTCGATCGCCTCTCCCCTTCAGCAGTTGGTCAATGAGAACTCCAGAGAAGCTGTATCCTCACAGGCTGATATTATTAGGACCGTTGCCGTTGCAACGACCAATAACAGCCCCGTGCAAGAAACTGTGAGTGGTCTTCTCGGAGTGGTGGATCTGATACATACTCAGCATCCTCTGTCAATGGTGAATACACATCATCAGACTTCGTTCGGAG GTATGCACGAGTCAAATCAAGTCCAAGTTCTTAGTCCTCATCGCCTTAAGGACACAAATAGTGTCTTGTCAACGGACAATAGCTCCAATGGAGCTCCCCTTCAAGGTGCCGGCGTAGTGGATCTTCGCATGAAACACCACCATCATCCCGACTTTGGCACGCTGTCGAGTTTCACCGGTGCTTCCGGGACGCAGTCGTTGTCAGCGTCGAACAGTCATGTGGTGGAAAAGTACCTGAATCATATGGAGTCTTCGGTTGGCACCACCGAGGAATCTGATAATCCAGAAAATCAGTTCGCTATTCAACAGCAGCGGGGTTCCATTATCTCGGGGAGCGGCCAACAATCGACGGCTTCCCCGGGAATTTTAGCCAAAACAG GACAAAGTTCAGTAAAGTTGGATGTTTTAGTAAACTCCGCAGAACAGATGATCTCTCCATTGCACTCGGTGAATCCCAATTCCACCGCAATGTTGAGCCAAGTGGCAGTAGAACACGAGCCAATGGGTAGCGGCCAACAAACTAGAACTAGTCCACCGATTCCGATGAAAACGATGATACTAGAAGCGCTGATCCAGTCACCGTCACAGACGGTGCAGCCAATGACAGAGATTGCGGGTACAACGTCGGTAACGCCTGCAACGACGGTAGAACAAACAGGCGACAGTCTGTTAACTACCATCAACGCAGCACTATTACCGCAGTTGCCAGAAACGCAAGTTAGCGCGGCAACCGCCACGTCAAATTCTACGGTATTTCTTATccgaaaacaaaaaagatataaattggaCGAGAAA gtTCCTGGCAATGCGATGCCGGCAGTCGCGGCAGATCGTATGCAGCAACAGATGCAAGTACTCACGCAACAAGAGGTAGCCGTCATGCAGCAACAGGTACAACAAGTGGAACAAGTAGTGGCGCAAGCGCAGCAACAAGTTGAACAAGTTGTTGCGCATGCGCAGCAAGAGGCGGAGCGAGTGGTGCATCAGGCGCAGAAACAGGTAGCCCAGCAAGTAGTGCAGCATGCTCATGTAGTGCAGCAAGCAGTACAACAAGTGCAAGCTGTGCAACAAGTCCAAGCGGCTCAGGTAGTGCAGCAAGCGGTGCAGCAGGCGACTGAAGAAGTGGTGCAACAAGCGGTACAACAAGCAACGCAGGAAGTAGTGCAGCAG gtTCAAGCAGTGCAGCAAGCTGTCCAACTGGCTCAAGCGTCCCAAGCTATGCAGCACGCTGTTCAGCAAGACATTGGTTCTATGTTGAACCAACCGGCGGGCTTTGTGGTCGAAGCTAGTTCTGTTTTGGCTAGCGGGGCTGCTCAGGAACCCTCTCAACAGCGTTTAACCAACGCAGCGGAGCAAGCCATCAACAATGTCATCACCAATGCCACGAAGGATATTATTAACAATCGGCCGATCACGGCAACCACTGCTGTTGCGATCATCGCCACGAAGAAAATCCTGAATACCGTGGCGACTCAAAGCGCGCAGTTGATGAATAACACGATGGAGGTAATCCTGCCGAAATCTCCCCAGGCACAAAACAACATCATCGAACAGGTCGCCAGCAAATCGCCACCGCAAGTCGCACTTCCAGTTACTCCAAATCGCCAGGCTGTGAATACTCCGATTTCCAATCCTGCCGCAAGTACCGCGTCCAACAGAAAGACCGAGGATGGAATGTTGCCTCAAGAACTCACCTCCATGTCGGAACATGATCTTCTGAGCTACATCAATCCCCACTGTTTCGAGCAGCTTCCTCAAAGCGGATTTCTCTTGTAG